The Geothrix oryzae DNA window GGTAGAGGGCCTTCACGCCGTTGATGAGGAACTGCATGGCCACGGCGGCGAGGATCAGGCCCATGAGCTTGTTCACCACCTTGGTGCCGATGGCGCCCAGTCGGGAGAACACGGCCGGGGCCTTGCGCAGGAAGAGGTAGACGATCCAGGTGTTCAGCAGGATCGCCACCAGCACCACGCCGTACTCCAGCCAGGTCACGCCCGCAATCATGCCCATCACCGTGGACAGGGTGCCGGGCCCCGCCACCAGGGGGATGCCGAAGGGGATAATGGCGAAGTCCTCGGGCAGCTTGCGGCTGGCCTCGGCCTTCTCGTCCTCGGTGCTGCGCTCGCGGGGATCCTCGCCGTAGAGCATGGAGATGGCGCGGTAGAGCACCAGCACGCCGCCCACGAATC harbors:
- a CDS encoding MarC family protein; the encoded protein is MPHLGPLPTWSFALGVATSLFSVLNPISAAAIFASATTGMESPALRRSAKKAALTAGAAMLAFALVGQFIFSIFGFTALAMRFVGGVLVLYRAISMLYGEDPRERSTEDEKAEASRKLPEDFAIIPFGIPLVAGPGTLSTVMGMIAGVTWLEYGVVLVAILLNTWIVYLFLRKAPAVFSRLGAIGTKVVNKLMGLILAAVAMQFLINGVKALYLEMREAPPAAVVTIK